A portion of the Intestinibacillus sp. Marseille-P6563 genome contains these proteins:
- a CDS encoding LacI family DNA-binding transcriptional regulator: MGVTLKEIAAMAGVHRSTVDKVLHKRPGVSEEVRQRVQQVLDQTGYRPNLAGRALQKQAASIRLAAILLNVDARPFIERGIRHAVETLHMCPVEVAFSSSAFGDVDTQVAQIQASIEQKMDGIILSPLSAEPVRQAVCRASESGIPVVCTNTDLENAGRLCYVGENAAKAGRVAGRMLGEFLGGAGKIAVITSTSALRAGTYFLYVRERSFLDYLHTNFPQIEVAETLPSFENPSKTYHMTLDLLRQRPDLDGIYIVGGGVGEVGRAIQEAGLGGKVKVICFEDYPEILDLLREGIVTCTINSNTVRQGELPVRVLVDYCMQDIQPSEQIYTPSEILVRECLE; the protein is encoded by the coding sequence ATGGGAGTGACACTCAAAGAAATCGCGGCCATGGCGGGCGTGCATCGTTCGACGGTGGACAAAGTGCTGCACAAGCGGCCGGGCGTCAGCGAAGAAGTGCGGCAGCGGGTGCAGCAGGTGCTCGACCAGACTGGCTATCGGCCCAATCTGGCCGGTCGTGCGCTGCAAAAACAGGCAGCTTCCATCCGGTTGGCGGCGATTTTACTGAACGTCGATGCTCGGCCGTTTATCGAGCGGGGTATCCGGCACGCGGTGGAAACGCTGCACATGTGTCCGGTGGAGGTAGCTTTTTCAAGCAGCGCCTTTGGCGATGTGGATACTCAGGTCGCCCAGATTCAGGCGTCCATCGAGCAGAAGATGGATGGCATTATTTTAAGCCCCCTGTCAGCCGAGCCGGTGCGGCAGGCGGTCTGCCGCGCGTCCGAAAGCGGCATTCCGGTCGTGTGCACCAACACCGATTTGGAAAACGCCGGACGACTGTGCTATGTTGGGGAAAATGCTGCCAAAGCCGGACGGGTCGCGGGGCGGATGCTGGGTGAGTTTTTGGGTGGGGCCGGAAAGATTGCGGTCATCACCAGCACATCGGCGCTGCGTGCGGGCACATATTTTTTGTATGTGCGCGAGCGGTCCTTTCTGGATTATCTGCACACAAATTTTCCGCAGATCGAAGTGGCGGAAACGCTGCCCAGCTTTGAAAACCCATCCAAAACCTATCACATGACCTTGGATTTGCTGCGCCAGAGACCGGATTTGGATGGCATTTACATCGTCGGCGGCGGCGTCGGCGAGGTAGGCCGCGCCATCCAGGAGGCCGGGCTGGGCGGAAAGGTCAAAGTGATTTGCTTTGAGGATTATCCCGAGATTTTGGACCTGTTGCGGGAAGGCATTGTCACCTGCACCATTAACAGCAACACGGTGCGGCAAGGCGAACTGCCGGTGCGTGTGCTGGTCGATTACTGCATGCAGGACATCCAGCCCAGCGAACAAATCTATACGCCCAGTGAAATTTTGGTGCGGGAATGTTTGGAATAA